A window of the Chionomys nivalis chromosome 25, mChiNiv1.1, whole genome shotgun sequence genome harbors these coding sequences:
- the Cpsf6 gene encoding cleavage and polyadenylation specificity factor subunit 6 isoform X1 → MADGVDHIDIYADVGEEFNQEAEYGGHDQIDLYDDVISPSANNGDAPEDRDYMDTLPPTVGDDVGKGAAPNVVYTYTGKRIALYIGNLTWWTTDEDLTEAVHSLGVNDILEIKFFENRANGQSKGFALVGVGSEASSKKLMDLLPKRELHGQNPVVTPCNKQFLSQFEMQSRKTTQSGQMSGEGKAGPPGGSSRAAFPQGGRGRGRFPGAVPGGDRFPGPAGPGGPPPPFPGNLIKHLVKGTRPLFLETRIPWHMGHSIEEIPIFGLKAGQTPPRPPLGPPGPPGPPGPPPPGQVLPPPLAGPPNRGDRPPPPVLFPGQPFGQPPLGPLPPGPPPPVPGYGPPPGPPPPQQGPPPPPGPFPPRPPGPLGPPLTLAPPPHLPGPPPGAPPPAPHVNPAFFPPPTNSGMPTSDSRGPPPTDPYGRPPPYDRGDYGPPGREMDTARTPLSEAEFEEIMNRNRAISSSAISRAVSDASAGDYGSAIETLVTAISLIKQSKVSADDRCKVLISSLQDCLHGIESKSYGSGSRRRERSRERDHSRSREKSRRHKSRSRDRHDDYYRERSRERERHRDRDRDRDRERDREREYRHR, encoded by the exons ATGGCGGACGGTGTGGACCACATAGACATTTACGCGGATGTGGGCGAAGAGTTCAATCAG GAGGCGGAATATGGTGGACATGATCAGATAGATTTGTACGATGATGTCATCTCTCCGTCTGCAAATAATGGCGATGCCCCAGAAGACCGGGACTACATGGATACTCTTCCACCGACTGTCGGTGATGATGTGGGGAAAGGAGCAGCACCAAACGTTGTCTATACGTACACTGGAAAGAGAATTGCATTATATATTGGAAATCTAACATGG TGGACAACAGATGAGGACTTAACTGAAGCAGTTCATTCTTTGGGCGTAAACGATATTTTGGAGATAAAATTTTTTGAGAATCGGGCAAATGGACAATCAAAGGG ATTTGCCCTTGTTGGTGTTGGATCTGAAGCATCTTCCAAAAAGTTAATGGATCTGTTGCCTAAAAGAGAACTTCATGGTCAGAATCCTGTCGTGACTCCGTGCAATAAGCAGTTCCTGAGTCAGTTTGAGATGCAGTCCAGGAAAA CTACACAATCAGGACAAATGTCTGGGGAAGGTAAAGCTGGTCCTCCAGGAGGCAGTTCACGTGCAGCATTTCCACAAGGTGGTAGAGGACGGGGCCGTTTTCCAGGGGCTGTTCCCGGTGGGGACAGATTTCCTGGGCCAGCAGGACCAGGAGGGCCACCTCCACCTTTCCCAG GAAATTTGATCAAGCATCTTGTTAAAGGAACTCGGCCTTTGTTCCTGGAAACTAGGATTCCATGGCATATGGGGCACAGCATAGAGGAAATACCCATTTTTGGCCTAAAAG CCGGACAGACTCCACCACGTCCACCATTGGGTCCTCCAGGCCCACCTGGTCCACCAGGTCCTCCACCTCCTGGTCAGGTCCTGCCACCTCCTCTGGCAGGACCTCCCAATCGAGGAGACCGCCCTCCACCACCAGTTCTTTTTCCTGGACAACCTTTTGGGCAACCTCCGTTGGGTCCACTTCCTCCTGGGCCGCCGCCTCCGGTTCCAGGCTATGGCCCTCCTCCTGGCCCACCGCCTCCACAGCAGGGACCGCCTCCACCTCCAGGCCCCTTTCCACCTCGACCACCAGGTCCACTTGGGCCTCCCCTCACCCTTGCTCCTCCTCCACACCTTCCGGGACCACCTCCAGGTGCCCCACCACCAGCTCCACATGTGAATCCTGCTTTTTTCCCTCCACCAACTAATAGTGGCATGCCAACGTCAGATAGTCGTGGGCCACCGCCCACAGACCCCTATGGCCGACCTCCACCGTACGATAGGGGTGACTATGGTCCTCCTGGGAG GGAAATGGATACTGCAAGAACTCCATTGAGTGAAGCAGAGTTTGAAGAAATCATGAATAGAAATCGGGCCATCTCAAGCAGTGCTATTTCAAGAGCTGTATCTGATGCCAGTGCTG GTGATTATGGGAGTGCTATTGAAACATTGGTAACAGCAATTTCTTTAATTAAACAATCCAAAGTATCTGCAGATGATCGTTGCAAAGTTCTTATTAGTTCTTTGCAAGATTGCCTTCATGGAATTGAGTCCAAGTCCTATGGCTCTGGATCAAG AAGACGTGAACGATCAAGAGAAAGGGACCATAGTAGATCACGGGAAAAGAGTCGGCGTCATAAATCTCGGAGTAGAGATCGTCATGATGATTATtacagagagagaagcagagagagggagagacacagGGATCGGGATAGGGACCGTGACCGGGAGCGTGACCGAGAGCGAGAATACCGTCATCGTTAG
- the Cpsf6 gene encoding cleavage and polyadenylation specificity factor subunit 6 isoform X4, giving the protein MADGVDHIDIYADVGEEFNQEAEYGGHDQIDLYDDVISPSANNGDAPEDRDYMDTLPPTVGDDVGKGAAPNVVYTYTGKRIALYIGNLTWWTTDEDLTEAVHSLGVNDILEIKFFENRANGQSKGFALVGVGSEASSKKLMDLLPKRELHGQNPVVTPCNKQFLSQFEMQSRKTTQSGQMSGEGKAGPPGGSSRAAFPQGGRGRGRFPGAVPGGDRFPGPAGPGGPPPPFPAGQTPPRPPLGPPGPPGPPGPPPPGQVLPPPLAGPPNRGDRPPPPVLFPGQPFGQPPLGPLPPGPPPPVPGYGPPPGPPPPQQGPPPPPGPFPPRPPGPLGPPLTLAPPPHLPGPPPGAPPPAPHVNPAFFPPPTNSGMPTSDSRGPPPTDPYGRPPPYDRGDYGPPGREMDTARTPLSEAEFEEIMNRNRAISSSAISRAVSDASAGDYGSAIETLVTAISLIKQSKVSADDRCKVLISSLQDCLHGIESKSYGSGSRRERSRERDHSRSREKSRRHKSRSRDRHDDYYRERSRERERHRDRDRDRDRERDREREYRHR; this is encoded by the exons ATGGCGGACGGTGTGGACCACATAGACATTTACGCGGATGTGGGCGAAGAGTTCAATCAG GAGGCGGAATATGGTGGACATGATCAGATAGATTTGTACGATGATGTCATCTCTCCGTCTGCAAATAATGGCGATGCCCCAGAAGACCGGGACTACATGGATACTCTTCCACCGACTGTCGGTGATGATGTGGGGAAAGGAGCAGCACCAAACGTTGTCTATACGTACACTGGAAAGAGAATTGCATTATATATTGGAAATCTAACATGG TGGACAACAGATGAGGACTTAACTGAAGCAGTTCATTCTTTGGGCGTAAACGATATTTTGGAGATAAAATTTTTTGAGAATCGGGCAAATGGACAATCAAAGGG ATTTGCCCTTGTTGGTGTTGGATCTGAAGCATCTTCCAAAAAGTTAATGGATCTGTTGCCTAAAAGAGAACTTCATGGTCAGAATCCTGTCGTGACTCCGTGCAATAAGCAGTTCCTGAGTCAGTTTGAGATGCAGTCCAGGAAAA CTACACAATCAGGACAAATGTCTGGGGAAGGTAAAGCTGGTCCTCCAGGAGGCAGTTCACGTGCAGCATTTCCACAAGGTGGTAGAGGACGGGGCCGTTTTCCAGGGGCTGTTCCCGGTGGGGACAGATTTCCTGGGCCAGCAGGACCAGGAGGGCCACCTCCACCTTTCCCAG CCGGACAGACTCCACCACGTCCACCATTGGGTCCTCCAGGCCCACCTGGTCCACCAGGTCCTCCACCTCCTGGTCAGGTCCTGCCACCTCCTCTGGCAGGACCTCCCAATCGAGGAGACCGCCCTCCACCACCAGTTCTTTTTCCTGGACAACCTTTTGGGCAACCTCCGTTGGGTCCACTTCCTCCTGGGCCGCCGCCTCCGGTTCCAGGCTATGGCCCTCCTCCTGGCCCACCGCCTCCACAGCAGGGACCGCCTCCACCTCCAGGCCCCTTTCCACCTCGACCACCAGGTCCACTTGGGCCTCCCCTCACCCTTGCTCCTCCTCCACACCTTCCGGGACCACCTCCAGGTGCCCCACCACCAGCTCCACATGTGAATCCTGCTTTTTTCCCTCCACCAACTAATAGTGGCATGCCAACGTCAGATAGTCGTGGGCCACCGCCCACAGACCCCTATGGCCGACCTCCACCGTACGATAGGGGTGACTATGGTCCTCCTGGGAG GGAAATGGATACTGCAAGAACTCCATTGAGTGAAGCAGAGTTTGAAGAAATCATGAATAGAAATCGGGCCATCTCAAGCAGTGCTATTTCAAGAGCTGTATCTGATGCCAGTGCTG GTGATTATGGGAGTGCTATTGAAACATTGGTAACAGCAATTTCTTTAATTAAACAATCCAAAGTATCTGCAGATGATCGTTGCAAAGTTCTTATTAGTTCTTTGCAAGATTGCCTTCATGGAATTGAGTCCAAGTCCTATGGCTCTGGATCAAG ACGTGAACGATCAAGAGAAAGGGACCATAGTAGATCACGGGAAAAGAGTCGGCGTCATAAATCTCGGAGTAGAGATCGTCATGATGATTATtacagagagagaagcagagagagggagagacacagGGATCGGGATAGGGACCGTGACCGGGAGCGTGACCGAGAGCGAGAATACCGTCATCGTTAG
- the Cpsf6 gene encoding cleavage and polyadenylation specificity factor subunit 6 isoform X3, whose amino-acid sequence MADGVDHIDIYADVGEEFNQEAEYGGHDQIDLYDDVISPSANNGDAPEDRDYMDTLPPTVGDDVGKGAAPNVVYTYTGKRIALYIGNLTWWTTDEDLTEAVHSLGVNDILEIKFFENRANGQSKGFALVGVGSEASSKKLMDLLPKRELHGQNPVVTPCNKQFLSQFEMQSRKTTQSGQMSGEGKAGPPGGSSRAAFPQGGRGRGRFPGAVPGGDRFPGPAGPGGPPPPFPAGQTPPRPPLGPPGPPGPPGPPPPGQVLPPPLAGPPNRGDRPPPPVLFPGQPFGQPPLGPLPPGPPPPVPGYGPPPGPPPPQQGPPPPPGPFPPRPPGPLGPPLTLAPPPHLPGPPPGAPPPAPHVNPAFFPPPTNSGMPTSDSRGPPPTDPYGRPPPYDRGDYGPPGREMDTARTPLSEAEFEEIMNRNRAISSSAISRAVSDASAGDYGSAIETLVTAISLIKQSKVSADDRCKVLISSLQDCLHGIESKSYGSGSRRRERSRERDHSRSREKSRRHKSRSRDRHDDYYRERSRERERHRDRDRDRDRERDREREYRHR is encoded by the exons ATGGCGGACGGTGTGGACCACATAGACATTTACGCGGATGTGGGCGAAGAGTTCAATCAG GAGGCGGAATATGGTGGACATGATCAGATAGATTTGTACGATGATGTCATCTCTCCGTCTGCAAATAATGGCGATGCCCCAGAAGACCGGGACTACATGGATACTCTTCCACCGACTGTCGGTGATGATGTGGGGAAAGGAGCAGCACCAAACGTTGTCTATACGTACACTGGAAAGAGAATTGCATTATATATTGGAAATCTAACATGG TGGACAACAGATGAGGACTTAACTGAAGCAGTTCATTCTTTGGGCGTAAACGATATTTTGGAGATAAAATTTTTTGAGAATCGGGCAAATGGACAATCAAAGGG ATTTGCCCTTGTTGGTGTTGGATCTGAAGCATCTTCCAAAAAGTTAATGGATCTGTTGCCTAAAAGAGAACTTCATGGTCAGAATCCTGTCGTGACTCCGTGCAATAAGCAGTTCCTGAGTCAGTTTGAGATGCAGTCCAGGAAAA CTACACAATCAGGACAAATGTCTGGGGAAGGTAAAGCTGGTCCTCCAGGAGGCAGTTCACGTGCAGCATTTCCACAAGGTGGTAGAGGACGGGGCCGTTTTCCAGGGGCTGTTCCCGGTGGGGACAGATTTCCTGGGCCAGCAGGACCAGGAGGGCCACCTCCACCTTTCCCAG CCGGACAGACTCCACCACGTCCACCATTGGGTCCTCCAGGCCCACCTGGTCCACCAGGTCCTCCACCTCCTGGTCAGGTCCTGCCACCTCCTCTGGCAGGACCTCCCAATCGAGGAGACCGCCCTCCACCACCAGTTCTTTTTCCTGGACAACCTTTTGGGCAACCTCCGTTGGGTCCACTTCCTCCTGGGCCGCCGCCTCCGGTTCCAGGCTATGGCCCTCCTCCTGGCCCACCGCCTCCACAGCAGGGACCGCCTCCACCTCCAGGCCCCTTTCCACCTCGACCACCAGGTCCACTTGGGCCTCCCCTCACCCTTGCTCCTCCTCCACACCTTCCGGGACCACCTCCAGGTGCCCCACCACCAGCTCCACATGTGAATCCTGCTTTTTTCCCTCCACCAACTAATAGTGGCATGCCAACGTCAGATAGTCGTGGGCCACCGCCCACAGACCCCTATGGCCGACCTCCACCGTACGATAGGGGTGACTATGGTCCTCCTGGGAG GGAAATGGATACTGCAAGAACTCCATTGAGTGAAGCAGAGTTTGAAGAAATCATGAATAGAAATCGGGCCATCTCAAGCAGTGCTATTTCAAGAGCTGTATCTGATGCCAGTGCTG GTGATTATGGGAGTGCTATTGAAACATTGGTAACAGCAATTTCTTTAATTAAACAATCCAAAGTATCTGCAGATGATCGTTGCAAAGTTCTTATTAGTTCTTTGCAAGATTGCCTTCATGGAATTGAGTCCAAGTCCTATGGCTCTGGATCAAG AAGACGTGAACGATCAAGAGAAAGGGACCATAGTAGATCACGGGAAAAGAGTCGGCGTCATAAATCTCGGAGTAGAGATCGTCATGATGATTATtacagagagagaagcagagagagggagagacacagGGATCGGGATAGGGACCGTGACCGGGAGCGTGACCGAGAGCGAGAATACCGTCATCGTTAG
- the Cpsf6 gene encoding cleavage and polyadenylation specificity factor subunit 6 isoform X2, with product MADGVDHIDIYADVGEEFNQEAEYGGHDQIDLYDDVISPSANNGDAPEDRDYMDTLPPTVGDDVGKGAAPNVVYTYTGKRIALYIGNLTWWTTDEDLTEAVHSLGVNDILEIKFFENRANGQSKGFALVGVGSEASSKKLMDLLPKRELHGQNPVVTPCNKQFLSQFEMQSRKTTQSGQMSGEGKAGPPGGSSRAAFPQGGRGRGRFPGAVPGGDRFPGPAGPGGPPPPFPGNLIKHLVKGTRPLFLETRIPWHMGHSIEEIPIFGLKAGQTPPRPPLGPPGPPGPPGPPPPGQVLPPPLAGPPNRGDRPPPPVLFPGQPFGQPPLGPLPPGPPPPVPGYGPPPGPPPPQQGPPPPPGPFPPRPPGPLGPPLTLAPPPHLPGPPPGAPPPAPHVNPAFFPPPTNSGMPTSDSRGPPPTDPYGRPPPYDRGDYGPPGREMDTARTPLSEAEFEEIMNRNRAISSSAISRAVSDASAGDYGSAIETLVTAISLIKQSKVSADDRCKVLISSLQDCLHGIESKSYGSGSRRERSRERDHSRSREKSRRHKSRSRDRHDDYYRERSRERERHRDRDRDRDRERDREREYRHR from the exons ATGGCGGACGGTGTGGACCACATAGACATTTACGCGGATGTGGGCGAAGAGTTCAATCAG GAGGCGGAATATGGTGGACATGATCAGATAGATTTGTACGATGATGTCATCTCTCCGTCTGCAAATAATGGCGATGCCCCAGAAGACCGGGACTACATGGATACTCTTCCACCGACTGTCGGTGATGATGTGGGGAAAGGAGCAGCACCAAACGTTGTCTATACGTACACTGGAAAGAGAATTGCATTATATATTGGAAATCTAACATGG TGGACAACAGATGAGGACTTAACTGAAGCAGTTCATTCTTTGGGCGTAAACGATATTTTGGAGATAAAATTTTTTGAGAATCGGGCAAATGGACAATCAAAGGG ATTTGCCCTTGTTGGTGTTGGATCTGAAGCATCTTCCAAAAAGTTAATGGATCTGTTGCCTAAAAGAGAACTTCATGGTCAGAATCCTGTCGTGACTCCGTGCAATAAGCAGTTCCTGAGTCAGTTTGAGATGCAGTCCAGGAAAA CTACACAATCAGGACAAATGTCTGGGGAAGGTAAAGCTGGTCCTCCAGGAGGCAGTTCACGTGCAGCATTTCCACAAGGTGGTAGAGGACGGGGCCGTTTTCCAGGGGCTGTTCCCGGTGGGGACAGATTTCCTGGGCCAGCAGGACCAGGAGGGCCACCTCCACCTTTCCCAG GAAATTTGATCAAGCATCTTGTTAAAGGAACTCGGCCTTTGTTCCTGGAAACTAGGATTCCATGGCATATGGGGCACAGCATAGAGGAAATACCCATTTTTGGCCTAAAAG CCGGACAGACTCCACCACGTCCACCATTGGGTCCTCCAGGCCCACCTGGTCCACCAGGTCCTCCACCTCCTGGTCAGGTCCTGCCACCTCCTCTGGCAGGACCTCCCAATCGAGGAGACCGCCCTCCACCACCAGTTCTTTTTCCTGGACAACCTTTTGGGCAACCTCCGTTGGGTCCACTTCCTCCTGGGCCGCCGCCTCCGGTTCCAGGCTATGGCCCTCCTCCTGGCCCACCGCCTCCACAGCAGGGACCGCCTCCACCTCCAGGCCCCTTTCCACCTCGACCACCAGGTCCACTTGGGCCTCCCCTCACCCTTGCTCCTCCTCCACACCTTCCGGGACCACCTCCAGGTGCCCCACCACCAGCTCCACATGTGAATCCTGCTTTTTTCCCTCCACCAACTAATAGTGGCATGCCAACGTCAGATAGTCGTGGGCCACCGCCCACAGACCCCTATGGCCGACCTCCACCGTACGATAGGGGTGACTATGGTCCTCCTGGGAG GGAAATGGATACTGCAAGAACTCCATTGAGTGAAGCAGAGTTTGAAGAAATCATGAATAGAAATCGGGCCATCTCAAGCAGTGCTATTTCAAGAGCTGTATCTGATGCCAGTGCTG GTGATTATGGGAGTGCTATTGAAACATTGGTAACAGCAATTTCTTTAATTAAACAATCCAAAGTATCTGCAGATGATCGTTGCAAAGTTCTTATTAGTTCTTTGCAAGATTGCCTTCATGGAATTGAGTCCAAGTCCTATGGCTCTGGATCAAG ACGTGAACGATCAAGAGAAAGGGACCATAGTAGATCACGGGAAAAGAGTCGGCGTCATAAATCTCGGAGTAGAGATCGTCATGATGATTATtacagagagagaagcagagagagggagagacacagGGATCGGGATAGGGACCGTGACCGGGAGCGTGACCGAGAGCGAGAATACCGTCATCGTTAG